The DNA segment TTCTATACTACTTAGTCCTATTTACCGCCCTTTACTGTGGATTTTATATATAGAAGTGATTTTTTAATACCGGGTACCGAACCCTTTACGAGCATAATATTTCTTTCAGGATCCACCTTAACTATTTCAAGGTTCTGCACCGTTACCCTTTCGTGTCCCAAATGCCCCGGCATCCTCTTTCCTTTAAATACCCTTTCGGGATCCGTGGCACCGCCCGAGCCGGGCCTCCTGTGGTACATTGAACCGTGGGACATGGGTCCCCTGTTGAAATTCCACCTTTTGACACCACCGGCAAATCCTTTACCGATGGATATACCGGTTACATCCACTCTATCGCCGGGTTTAAAAATATCCACCTTTATTTCGTCGCCTACGTTGTATTTATCCATTTCATCTATTTTTATTTCCCTGATATATTTTTTCGGTTTCAGCTGATATTTTTTGAATTGACCCAGCAATGGCTTTGTTAACCTGTTTTCTTTTACATCCACAAAACCAACTTTTAAAGCCTCGTAGCCATCGTTTTCCACCGTTTTCTTCT comes from the Thermovenabulum gondwanense genome and includes:
- the rplC gene encoding 50S ribosomal protein L3, which gives rise to MKKAILGRKLGMTQYFTEKGEAVPVTVIEAGPCVVVQKKTVENDGYEALKVGFVDVKENRLTKPLLGQFKKYQLKPKKYIREIKIDEMDKYNVGDEIKVDIFKPGDRVDVTGISIGKGFAGGVKRWNFNRGPMSHGSMYHRRPGSGGATDPERVFKGKRMPGHLGHERVTVQNLEIVKVDPERNIMLVKGSVPGIKKSLLYIKSTVKGGK